One segment of Chionomys nivalis chromosome 1, mChiNiv1.1, whole genome shotgun sequence DNA contains the following:
- the LOC130884958 gene encoding olfactory receptor-like protein OLF3, which translates to MEQDNQTWVHEFILLGLSSNWDTQVSLFVLFLLMYLATVLGNFLIVLLIRLDSRLHTPMYFFLTNLSLVDVSYATSVVPQLLAHFLATHKAIPFLSCAAQLFFSLGLGGIEFLLLAVMAYDRYVAVCDPLRYSVIMRAGLCTRLVITSWVSGSINSLVHTTITFQLPMCTNKYIDHISCEILAVVRLACVDTSSNEIVIMVSSIVLLMTPFFLVLLSYIQIISTILKIQSTEGRRKAFHTCASHLTVVTLCYGTTIFTYIQPHSNPSVLQEKLISLFYAVLMPMLNPMIYSLRNKEVKGAWQKLLGKFSGFASKLTS; encoded by the coding sequence ATGGAACAGGACAACCAGACATGGGTGCATGAGTTCATCCTCCTTGGCCTGTCCAGTAACTGGGACACTCAAGTCTCCCTCTTCGTCCTGTTCTTGCTGATGTACCTGGCAACAGTGCTGGGGAATTTCCTCATCGTTCTTCTGATCAGACTGGACAGCAGACTCCACACTCCCATGTATTTCTTTCTGACCAACCTGTCGCTTGTGGATGTGTCCTATGCCACAAGCGTAGTCCCCCAGTTGCTGGCTCATTTTCTTGCCACAcacaaagcaattccatttctgaGCTGCGCAGCACAGTTATTCTTTTCTCTGGGCTTGGGTGGGATTGAATTTCTTCTTCTGGCagtgatggcctatgaccgctatgtggcagTGTGTGACCCTCTGAGGTACTCAGTCATCATGCGTGCAGGGCTGTGCACAAGGCTGGTCATCACATCTTGGGTCAGTGGCTCCATTAATTCTCTCGTACATACCACCATCACCTTTCAGCTGCCCATgtgtacaaataaatatattgatCACATTTCCTGTGAAATTCTAGCTGTGGTCAGATTGGCATGTGTggacacttcctccaatgagatTGTGATCATGGTTTCTAGCATTGTCTTGCTTATGACACCTTTCTTCCTGGTTCTCTTGTCCTACATCCAGATCATCTCCACCATTCTAAAGATACAGTccacagaaggaaggaggaaagcctTCCACACCTGTGCCTCCCACCTCACTGTGGTAACACTTTGCTATGGCACCACCATTTTCACCTACATCCAACCCCACTCCAACCCATCTGTCCTTCAGGAGAAGCTAATTTCCCTTTTTTATGCTGTATTGATGCCCATGCTGAACCCTATGATTTATAGTCTAAGGAATAAGGAGGTGAAAGGGGCTTGGCAGAAACTGTTAGGGAAATTCTCTGGGTTCGCATCAAAGCTCACAAGTTGA
- the LOC130884838 gene encoding olfactory receptor-like protein OLF3: MEPNNETWMHEFILLGLSSNWDTQVSLFVLFLLMYLATVLGNFIIVLLIRLDSRLHTPMYFFLTNLSLVDVSYATSIVPQLLAHFLATHKAIPFLSCAAQLFFSLGLGGIEFLLLTVMAYDRYVAVCDPLRYSVIMRAGLCMRLVIISWISGFINSLVHTSITFQLPTCTNKYIDHIACETLAVVRLACVDTSSNKIAIMVSSIVLLMAPFFLVLLSYIQIISTILKIQSTEGRWKAFQTCASHLTMVVLCYGMAIFTYIQPHSSPSVLQEKLMSLFYAILTPMLNPMIYSLRNKEVKGAWQKLLVKFSGFTSKLAT, encoded by the coding sequence ATGGAACCCAACAATGAGACATGGATGCATGAATTCATCCTCCTTGGCCTGTCAAGTAACTGGGACACTCAAGTCtctctttttgttctgttcttgCTGATGTACCTGGCAACAGTGCTGGGGAATTTCATCATCGTTCTTCTGATCAGACTGGACAGCAGACTCCACACTCCCATGTATTTCTTTCTCACCAATCTGTCTCTTGTGGATGTGTCTTATGCCACAAGCATAGTCCCCCAGTTGCTGGCTCATTTTCTTGCCACACACAAAGCAATTCCATTTTTGAGCTGTGCAGcacagttatttttttctctgggCTTGGGTGGCATTGAGTTTCTTCTGCTGACagtgatggcctatgaccgctatgtggcagTGTGTGACCCTCTGAGGTACTCAGTCATCATGCGTGCAGGGCTGTGCATGAGACTGGTCATCATATCTTGGATCAGTGGCTTCATCAACTCTCTTGTGCATACTTCCATCACTTTTCAGTTGCCCACGTGTACCAATAAGTATATTGATCATATAGCCTGTGAAACCCTTGCTGTGGTCAGATTGGCTTGTGTAGATACCTCCTCCAATAAGATTGCAATTATGGTTTCTAGCATTGTCTTGCTTATGGCACCATTCTTCTTGGTTCTTTTGTCCTACATTCAGATCATCTCGACAATCCTAAAGATACAGTCCACAGAAGGAAGGTGGAAAGCCTTTCAAACCTGTGCCTCTCACCTTACTATGGTTGTCCTGTGCTATGGCATGGCTATTTTCACCTACATCCAACCCCACTCCAGCCCCTCTGTCCTTCAAGAGAAGTTAATGTCTCTGTTCTATGCTATTTTGACACCCATGTTGAACCCCATGATCTATAGTCTAAGGAATAAAGAGGTGAAGGGGGCATGGCAGAAACTTTTAGTGAAATTTTCTGGGTTCACATCAAAACTGGCAACTTAA